In one Gracilinanus agilis isolate LMUSP501 chromosome 6, AgileGrace, whole genome shotgun sequence genomic region, the following are encoded:
- the CCS gene encoding copper chaperone for superoxide dismutase, with translation MASAATASAPARVAESSTVCTLEFAVQMSCQSCVDAVQKSLRGVAGVQGVEVHLENQSVLVTTTLPSQEVQNLLESTGRQAVLKGMGSHMLQNLGAAVAMMGQPGAVQGVVRFLQVSPKSCLIEGTIDGLEPGPHGLHVHQFGDLTQNCASCGDHFNPDGMPHGGPKDTQRHQGDLGNVCADADGRATFRIEDEQLKVWDIIGRSLVVDAGEDDLGRGGHPLSKITGNSGERLACGIIARSAGLFQNPKQICSCDGLTIWEERGRPVAGEGRRKPDQTPSHL, from the exons ATGGCGTCGGCTGCGACCGCATCTGCGCCTGCGCGGGTTGCGGAAAGCAGTACAGTTTGCACG CTGGAGTTCGCCGTGCAGATGAGTTGCCAGAGCTGCGTGGACGCGGTGCAGAAGTCTCTGCGTGGCGTGGCAG GTGTCCAGGGAGTGGAGGTGCATCTGGAGAATCAGAGCGTCCTGGTGACAACCACCTTACCCAGCCAGGAAGTGCAGAATCTCCTGGAGAGCACAGGGCGCCAAGCAGTGCTCAAGGGCATGGGCAGCCACATGCTTC AGAACCTGGGTGCTGCAGTGGCCATGATGGGGCAGCCAGGGGCCGTGCAAGGAGTTGTGCGTTTCCTACAAGTGTCCCCCAAAAGCTGCCTCATTGAGGGGACAATCGATGGCCTAGAGCCTGGGCCCCATGGCCTCCACGTCCATCAGTTTGGGGACTTGACTCAAAATTGTGCCAG CTGTGGAGACCACTTTAACCCTGATGGAATGCCACATGGCGGCCCCAAGGACACCCAACGG CACCAGGGAGATCTGGGGAACGTCTGTGCCGATGCTGATGGGAGAGCAACCTTCAGAATAGAGGATGAGCAGCTCAAG GTATGGGACATCATTGGCCGAAGTCTGGTCGTTGATGCAGGTGAAGATGACCTTGGTCGGGGAGGGCACCCACTCTCCAAGATCACCGGCAACTCTGGAgagag GTTGGCTTGCGGCATCATCGCTCGCTCTGCCGGCCTCTTCCAGAATCCTAAGCAGATCTGCTCCTGTGACGGCCTCACCATCTGGGAAGAGCGGGGCCGGCCTGTAGCTGGTGAGGGCCGGAGGAAGCCTGATCAAACCCCTTCTCATCTCTGA
- the CCDC87 gene encoding coiled-coil domain-containing protein 87: protein MESKKYGLGRGKRQPPQDRSADPELQKLYHRLLQPLSLFPDDVVLETPEPLPTPTEARVGIEEASGRDSFFLEQLSPGSLCKLVAERLSRVGIGPEVPLDGRRRLAEVILSEVQYGWQMPEPEPGLSARDQQRLRQRVETHVVLSAEQLFLRYLHLLITLSTPDSVLTESATLTRLSACLATDCTRFLTSPLVYYRLVLDFKDLLGLRPFLKKGILAKADDYRKRALIPQQAIGTFQASKLCPLPWPHSTGFSQIPCSALNMNYLIHLSRPADFLARPCLDRLKGLRSIPDLDQRKYLRWLPTLHPRSPKMSEDNLVREVHSPSSLSLEGDLDFDTFLKLHFPRKCYSLPCLREGWKLSDELGIRSPPPRTLTPLILECETSTETFVGTVTDDIRYIIKDLEVDLISKPKPSSSLPPLLGAMTRGPKADQRVEELQRTLKALQEEEASGKWDYKPNLRTPEHPQPVTVALKLKDQTVVQAAGVRVSERAFHDNFYVKEENVLYNHLSGELDSKLLKELDIVLFAGDSIREIYKELMSRVSADHLQFDKGSLVEAASNVDWSGLMGSSLLNKDPKKRIINPDLDGIGKHRIHTLSSDPLPPPPTPQRSKHWIRHKNSWMRWWRATLTSDDYFMYLATQECDFLHVIFHMYPEDEPVEVPVIISDSMELPLPPPMLQEDETGEFVQGVWDVNTVLEDGLGAEGIKSLGDRKKAKQLQKRLERIWTALQVPDKDRLDMAIKYSTNARIGQLPALVKAWEKALTPIQERELLLAQLERFEQEASDPNRFFLKVDYDLWRWTEESQIRNDLYTKISSVEKLLNKLLQDIQTAFGDSVTYKGRCYLEKMKRDKVEMLYWLQQERRAKGLVRVQKGSRLPSLNPKNTGNSGSGLISSPRNV, encoded by the coding sequence ATGGAGTCCAAGAAGTACGGGCTGGGGCGAGGGAAGCGGCAGCCACCGCAGGACCGGTCAGCGGACCCAGAGCTCCAAAAACTGTACCATCGGCTCTTGCAGCCCCTGTCGCTTTTCCCCGACGATGTGGTCCTGGAGACCCCGGAGCCGCTGCCTACGCCAACAGAGGCTCGAGTAGGAATCGAAGAAGCGTCTGGCCGGGACTCCTTCTTCTTGGAGCAGCTGTCACCTGGATCCCTGTGCAAGTTGGTGGCTGAGCGGCTCTCCCGTGTGGGTATCGGGCCAGAGGTGCCCCTTGATGGCAGGCGGCGGCTGGCTGAGGTCATCTTGTCGGAGGTGCAGTATGGCTGGCAGATGCCCGAGCCTGAACCAGGCCTCAGCGCAAGGGACCAGCAGCGCCTTCGCCAACGTGTGGAGACTCATGTGGTGTTGTCAGCAGAGCAGCTATTTCTGCGCTATCTGCACCTATTGATCACCCTGTCTACCCCAGACTCTGTGCTCACTGAGTCTGCCACACTCACCCGCCTATCTGCCTGCCTGGCCACTGACTGCACCCGCTTCCTCACCAGCCCCCTTGTCTACTACCGCCTGGTCTTGGACTTCAAAGACCTGCTGGGCCTCCGCCCTTTCCTGAAGAAGGGCATCTTGGCCAAGGCAGACGATTACCGCAAGCGGGCCCTCATTCCACAGCAAGCCATTGGTACCTTCCAGGCTTCCAAGCTCTGTCCTCTACCCTGGCCACACAGCACTGGCTTCTCCCAGATCCCATGCTCAGCCTTGAACATGAATTATTTGATCCACTTGAGCCGGCCAGCAGATTTCCTAGCCAGGCCTTGTCTCGACCGTTTAAAAGGACTGAGGTCTATCCCAGACCTGGACCAGAGAAAGTATCTGCGATGGCTACCAACTCTACACCCCAGATCCCCCAAGATGTCTGAGGATAACCTTGTTAGGGAGGTTCATTCTCCAAGTAGTCTGAGTTTGGAGGGGGACTTAGATTTTGATACCTTCCTGAAGCTCCATTTCCCCCGGAAATGCTACTCATTGCCCTGCCTGAGAGAAGGTTGGAAGCTTTCAGATGAACTGGGCATCCGTTCACCTCCCCCTCGAACCTTGACCCCTCTCATCCTGGAATGTGAGACCAGCACAGAGACCTTCGTGGGCACAGTTACAGATGACATCAGGTACATTATAAAAGACTTGGAAGTAGACTTGATCAGTAAGCCCAAGCCGAGTTCTTCCTTGCCCCCTCTCCTAGGAGCTATGACCCGAGGCCCAAAAGCTGACCAGCGAGTAGAAGAGCTGCAGAGAACTCTAAAGGCCCTGCAAGAAGAAGAAGCTTCTGGAAAATGGGACTACAAGCCCAACCTGAGAACCCCAGAGCATCCACAGCCGGTTacagtggctctgaagttgaaaGATCAGACTGTGGTCCAGGCAGCAGGTGTTCGAGTCTCTGAGAGGGCATTCCATGACAACTTCTATGTGAAGGAAGAAAATGTTCTCTACAATCACTTGTCTGGTGAGTTGGacagcaaacttttaaaagaactaGACATTGTGCTTTTTGCTGGGGATAGCATCCGGGAGATCTACAAGGAGCTCATGAGTCGAGTCTCTGCTGACCATCTGCAATTTGATAAGGGGTCCCTTGTGGAGGCCGCATCTAATGTTGACTGGTCAGGTCTTATGGGTTCATCCTTACTGAACAAAGATCCCAAGAAACGGATCATCAACCCTGACCTGGATGGCATCGGAAAACACAGGATACATACCTTAAGCTCTGACCCACTGCCGCCTCCACCAACCCCACAGCGCAGTAAGCATTGGATCAGACATAAGAACTCCTGGATGCGCTGGTGGAGGGCTACCCTAACCTCCGATGACTACTTCATGTACTTAGCCACTCAGGAGTGTGATTTCCTCCACGTCATCTTCCACATGTACCCTGAGGATGAACCTGTGGAAGTTCCTGTCATCATCAGTGATAGTATGGAACTTCCACTCCCACCTCCAATGTTACAAGAGGATGAGACTGGGGAGTTTGTGCAAGGTGTCTGGGATGTCAACACAGTCTTAGAGGATGGTCTGGGAGCTGAAGGGATCAAATCCCTGGGGGACCGAAAGAAAGCAAAGCAACTTCAGAAGCGACTAGAGAGAATCTGGACAGCCCTGCAGGTGCCTGACAAAGACCGGCTGGACATGGCCATCAAATATAGCACTAATGCCCGAATAGGGCAGCTTCCTGCTCTGGTGAAGGCCTGGGAGAAGGCCTTAACCCCTATCCAGGAGCGAGAGCTCTTATTAGCACAGTTGGAGCGTTTTGAGCAAGAAGCCTCAGACCCCAACCGCTTCTTTCTGAAGGTTGATTATGACCTCTGGCGCTGGACGGAAGAGTCCCAGATCCGTAATGACTTATATACAAAGATCAGTTCAGTGGAGAAACTTCTGAACAAGCTCCTCCAGGATATCCAGACTGCCTTTGGGGACTCGGTGACATACAAGGGACGGTGTTATCTGGAGAAGATGAAGAGAGACAAAGTCGAGATGTTGTACTGGCTACAGCAAGAACGTAGAGCCAAGGGGCTGGTCCGAGTCCAGAAGGGCTCACGACTGCCTTCCCTCAATCCTAAAAACACAGGAAACTCGGGAAGTGGTCTCATCTCCTCTCCCAGAAATGTCTAA